A genome region from Anopheles stephensi strain Indian chromosome 2, UCI_ANSTEP_V1.0, whole genome shotgun sequence includes the following:
- the LOC118507881 gene encoding filamin-A isoform X6: MWSDDEEQGSEPVEATWEEHSQFYRSFSRFMSVSEHDRREMVRVFFIEQDVPVLESPDIDFVPTNMLSGFFLQTHKAEVKMPSGQVDKPVIDDNHDGTVSIRYEPKEEGIHELAVKYNGEHVQGSPFKFHVDSISSGYVTAYGTGLVHGVTGEPAQFIISTKGAGAGGLQMAVEGPSKADITYHDNKDGTVSVSYLPTAPGEYKISVRFGDKHIKGSPYFAKITGEGRKRNQISVGSCSEVTLPGVISDNDLRSLNASIQAPSGLEEPCFLKRMPTGNIGISFTPREIGEHTVSVKRLGKHIANSPFKVNVCEREVGDAKKVLVTGNALKEGKTHQDNVFSIDTRNAGYGGLSLSIEGPSKAEIQCTDKDDGTLNIAYKPTEPGYYIVNLKFADHHVTGSPFTVKVSGEGTNRQREKIQRQREAVPITEVGSQCKLTFKMPGITSFDLSATVTSPGGVSEDAEIQEIEDGLYAVHFVPKELGVHTVSVKYKQIHIPGSPFQFTVGPLKDTGAHLVKAGGPGLEHGEQGVPAEFNVWTREAGGGTLAISVEGPSKADIDFKDRKDGSCDVSYVVSEPGDYRIGLKFNDRHIPDSPFKVYISPAMGEAHKLEVAQFPTGCVQADKPAQFMVRKNGAKGELDAKVVAPSNNEDDCFIQLIDQDQYSVRFYPRENGIHAIHVKFNGVHIPGSPYRIKVGKDDVDPAAVHASGKGLGDVKTGEKTDLIIDTCNAGAGTLAVTVDGPAKVAMDCTEVEEGYKVRYTPLLPGHYYMTIKYNQMHIVGSPFKINCTGESLAEAGGQETSSVIVETVAKVSKGGNRTGVILPIFKSDASKIQSKGMGLKKAYMGKQNQFTINAGDAGNNILFVGIYGPKGPCDEVFIKHTGRNQYTVNYLVRERGDYILLVKWGDDHIPGSPFKVEV, encoded by the exons ATGTGGAGTGACGACGAGGAGCAGGGTTCCGAACCGGTTGAGGCGACATGGGAAGAGCACAGTCAGTTCTATCGAAGCTTTTCGCGCTTCATGTCCGTGTCCGAGCACGATCGGCGCGAGATGGTGCGGGTGTTCTTCATCGAGCAGGACGTGCCGGTGTTGGAATCCCCGGACATCGACTTCGTCCCAACGAACATGCTGAGCGGATTCTTTCTCCAAACGCATAAAG CCGAAGTCAAGATGCCCAGCGGACAGGTAGACAAGCCGGTGATCGATGACAACCACGATGGTACGGTCTCGATCCGCTACGAACCGAAAGAGGAAGGTATCCACGAGCTTGCGGTCAAGTACAACGGTGAGCATGTGCAAGGTTCCCCGTTCAAATTCCACGTGGATTCGATCTCGTCCGGGTACGTGACGGCGTACGGAACGGGTTTGGTTCATGGAGTCACTGGCGAACCGGCGCAGTTCATCATCTCCACCAAgggtgccggtgccggtggtttgcaGATGGCCGTCGAAGGTCCCAGCAAAGCGGAC ATTACCTACCACGACAACAAGGATGGTACGGTGTCAGTGTCCTACTTGCCGACAGCACCCGGCGAGTATAAAATTTCCGTCCGCTTCGGCGACAAGCACATCAAGGGCTCGCCATACTTCGCGAAGATTACGGGTGAGGGCCGCAAGCGTAACCAGATTTCGGTCGGTTCCTGCTCGGAGGTGACACTGCCCGGCGTCATCAGCGATAATGACCTCCGTTCGCTGAACGCCTCGATTCAGGCACCGTCCGGACTGGAGGAACCGTGCTTCCTGAAGCGCATGCCCACCGGCAACATTGGCATTTCGTTTACGCCGCGCGAAATCGGTGAGCATACGGTGTCGGTGAAGCGGCTGGGCAAGCACATCGCCAACTCGCCCTTCAAGGTGAACGTGTGCGAGCGCGAGGTGGGCGACGCGAAGAAGGTGCTCGTGACGGGCAATGCGCTGAAGGAGGGCAAAACGCACCAGGACAACGTGTTCTCGATCGACACGCGCAACGCCGGGTACGGTGGTCTGTCGCTCTCGATCGAGGGACCCAGCAAGGCGGAGATCCAGTGCACGGACAAGGACGACGGCACGCTCAACATCGCGTACAAACCGACCGAGCCGGGCTACTACATCGTGAACCTCAAGTTTGCCGATCACCACGTGACCGGATCGCCGTTTACGGTGAAAGTTTCGGGCGAGGGTACGAACCGCCAGCGGGAGAAGATTCAGCGCCAGCGCGAGGCCGTGCCGATCACCGAGGTTGGCAGCCAGTGCAAGCTGACGTTCAAGATGCCTGGCATTACGTCCTTCGATCTGTCGGCTACGGTGACGTCACCCGGTGGTGTCAGCGAGGATGCTGAGATCCAGGAGATCGAAGACGGTCTGTACGCCGTGCACTTCGTCCCGAAGGAGCTGGGCGTGCACACGGTGTCCGTCAAGTACAAGCAGATCCATATTCCTG GATCGCCATTCCAGTTCACCGTCGGCCCACTCAAGGATACCGGAGCGCATCTGGTCAAGGCTGGCGGCCCAGGTCTGGAGCACGGCGAACAGGGTGTGCCGGCCGAGTTTAACGTGTGGACCCGCGAAGCCGGTGGTGGCACTCTCGCCATCTCGGTCGAAGGCCCTAGCAAAGCGGACATCGACTTCAAAGATCGCAAGGATGGGTCCTGCGATGTATCGTACGTCGTCAGCGAACCAG GCGACTATCGCATCGGCTTGAAGTTCAACGATCGCCATATTCCGGACTCTCCGTTCAAGGTTTACATCTCGCCGGCGATGGGCGAAGCGCACAAGCTGGAGGTGGCTCAGTTCCCGACCGGCTGTGTGCAGGCTGACAAGCCGGCCCAGTTCATGGTGCGCAAGAACGGTGCCAAGGGTGAGCTGGACGCGAAG GTCGTTGCACCCTCCAACAACGAGGACGATTGCTTCATCCAGCTGATCGATCAGGATCAGTATTCGGTGCGGTTCTACCCGCGCGAAAACGGCATCCACGCGATCCACGTCAAGTTTAACGGCGTGCACATACCCGGCTCGCCGTACCGCATCAAGGTGGGCAAGGACGACGTCGACCCGGCAGCCGTACACGCCTCGGGCAAGGGTTTGGGCGATGTCAAGACGGGCGAAAAGACCGATCTGATCATTGACACGTGCAATGCCGGCGCCGGTACGCTTGCCGTGACCGTGGACGGTCCGGCAAAGGTAGCGATGGACTGCACGGAGGTGGAAGAGGGCTACAAGGTGCGCTACACGCCACTCCTGCCCGGCCACTACTACATGACGATCAAGTACAACCAGATGCACATCGTGGGATCGCCGTTCAAGATCAACTGCACTGGCGAGAGCCTTGCCGAGGCAGGCGGCCAGGAAACGTCGTCGGTGATCGTGGAAACGGTGGCGAAGGTATCAAAGGGTGGCAACAGGACCGGCGTCATCCTGCCAATCTTCAAATCGGACGCGAGCAAAATCCAATCGAAGGGCATGGGCCTCAAGAAGGCGTACATGGGCAAGCAGAACCAGTTCACGATCAATGCCGGAGATGCGG GCAACAACATCCTTTTCGTAGGCATTTACGGACCGAAAGGGCCGTGCGACGAGGTTTTCATAAAGCACACGGGACGCAACCAGTACACGGTCAACTATTTGGTTCGCGAACGCGGTGACTACATTCTGCTGGTGAAATGGGGCGACGATCACATCCCTGGCTCGCCGTTCAAGGTGGAAGTTTAA
- the LOC118507881 gene encoding filamin-A isoform X7 has protein sequence MPSGQVDKPVIDDNHDGTVSIRYEPKEEGIHELAVKYNGEHVQGSPFKFHVDSISSGYVTAYGTGLVHGVTGEPAQFIISTKGAGAGGLQMAVEGPSKADITYHDNKDGTVSVSYLPTAPGEYKISVRFGDKHIKGSPYFAKITGEGRKRNQISVGSCSEVTLPGVISDNDLRSLNASIQAPSGLEEPCFLKRMPTGNIGISFTPREIGEHTVSVKRLGKHIANSPFKVNVCEREVGDAKKVLVTGNALKEGKTHQDNVFSIDTRNAGYGGLSLSIEGPSKAEIQCTDKDDGTLNIAYKPTEPGYYIVNLKFADHHVTGSPFTVKVSGEGTNRQREKIQRQREAVPITEVGSQCKLTFKMPGITSFDLSATVTSPGGVSEDAEIQEIEDGLYAVHFVPKELGVHTVSVKYKQIHIPGSPFQFTVGPLKDTGAHLVKAGGPGLEHGEQGVPAEFNVWTREAGGGTLAISVEGPSKADIDFKDRKDGSCDVSYVVSEPGDYRIGLKFNDRHIPDSPFKVYISPAMGEAHKLEVAQFPTGCVQADKPAQFMVRKNGAKGELDAKVVAPSNNEDDCFIQLIDQDQYSVRFYPRENGIHAIHVKFNGVHIPGSPYRIKVGKDDVDPAAVHASGKGLGDVKTGEKTDLIIDTCNAGAGTLAVTVDGPAKVAMDCTEVEEGYKVRYTPLLPGHYYMTIKYNQMHIVGSPFKINCTGESLAEAGGQETSSVIVETVAKVSKGGNRTGVILPIFKSDASKIQSKGMGLKKAYMGKQNQFTINAGDAGNNILFVGIYGPKGPCDEVFIKHTGRNQYTVNYLVRERGDYILLVKWGDDHIPGSPFKVEV, from the exons ATGCCCAGCGGACAGGTAGACAAGCCGGTGATCGATGACAACCACGATGGTACGGTCTCGATCCGCTACGAACCGAAAGAGGAAGGTATCCACGAGCTTGCGGTCAAGTACAACGGTGAGCATGTGCAAGGTTCCCCGTTCAAATTCCACGTGGATTCGATCTCGTCCGGGTACGTGACGGCGTACGGAACGGGTTTGGTTCATGGAGTCACTGGCGAACCGGCGCAGTTCATCATCTCCACCAAgggtgccggtgccggtggtttgcaGATGGCCGTCGAAGGTCCCAGCAAAGCGGAC ATTACCTACCACGACAACAAGGATGGTACGGTGTCAGTGTCCTACTTGCCGACAGCACCCGGCGAGTATAAAATTTCCGTCCGCTTCGGCGACAAGCACATCAAGGGCTCGCCATACTTCGCGAAGATTACGGGTGAGGGCCGCAAGCGTAACCAGATTTCGGTCGGTTCCTGCTCGGAGGTGACACTGCCCGGCGTCATCAGCGATAATGACCTCCGTTCGCTGAACGCCTCGATTCAGGCACCGTCCGGACTGGAGGAACCGTGCTTCCTGAAGCGCATGCCCACCGGCAACATTGGCATTTCGTTTACGCCGCGCGAAATCGGTGAGCATACGGTGTCGGTGAAGCGGCTGGGCAAGCACATCGCCAACTCGCCCTTCAAGGTGAACGTGTGCGAGCGCGAGGTGGGCGACGCGAAGAAGGTGCTCGTGACGGGCAATGCGCTGAAGGAGGGCAAAACGCACCAGGACAACGTGTTCTCGATCGACACGCGCAACGCCGGGTACGGTGGTCTGTCGCTCTCGATCGAGGGACCCAGCAAGGCGGAGATCCAGTGCACGGACAAGGACGACGGCACGCTCAACATCGCGTACAAACCGACCGAGCCGGGCTACTACATCGTGAACCTCAAGTTTGCCGATCACCACGTGACCGGATCGCCGTTTACGGTGAAAGTTTCGGGCGAGGGTACGAACCGCCAGCGGGAGAAGATTCAGCGCCAGCGCGAGGCCGTGCCGATCACCGAGGTTGGCAGCCAGTGCAAGCTGACGTTCAAGATGCCTGGCATTACGTCCTTCGATCTGTCGGCTACGGTGACGTCACCCGGTGGTGTCAGCGAGGATGCTGAGATCCAGGAGATCGAAGACGGTCTGTACGCCGTGCACTTCGTCCCGAAGGAGCTGGGCGTGCACACGGTGTCCGTCAAGTACAAGCAGATCCATATTCCTG GATCGCCATTCCAGTTCACCGTCGGCCCACTCAAGGATACCGGAGCGCATCTGGTCAAGGCTGGCGGCCCAGGTCTGGAGCACGGCGAACAGGGTGTGCCGGCCGAGTTTAACGTGTGGACCCGCGAAGCCGGTGGTGGCACTCTCGCCATCTCGGTCGAAGGCCCTAGCAAAGCGGACATCGACTTCAAAGATCGCAAGGATGGGTCCTGCGATGTATCGTACGTCGTCAGCGAACCAG GCGACTATCGCATCGGCTTGAAGTTCAACGATCGCCATATTCCGGACTCTCCGTTCAAGGTTTACATCTCGCCGGCGATGGGCGAAGCGCACAAGCTGGAGGTGGCTCAGTTCCCGACCGGCTGTGTGCAGGCTGACAAGCCGGCCCAGTTCATGGTGCGCAAGAACGGTGCCAAGGGTGAGCTGGACGCGAAG GTCGTTGCACCCTCCAACAACGAGGACGATTGCTTCATCCAGCTGATCGATCAGGATCAGTATTCGGTGCGGTTCTACCCGCGCGAAAACGGCATCCACGCGATCCACGTCAAGTTTAACGGCGTGCACATACCCGGCTCGCCGTACCGCATCAAGGTGGGCAAGGACGACGTCGACCCGGCAGCCGTACACGCCTCGGGCAAGGGTTTGGGCGATGTCAAGACGGGCGAAAAGACCGATCTGATCATTGACACGTGCAATGCCGGCGCCGGTACGCTTGCCGTGACCGTGGACGGTCCGGCAAAGGTAGCGATGGACTGCACGGAGGTGGAAGAGGGCTACAAGGTGCGCTACACGCCACTCCTGCCCGGCCACTACTACATGACGATCAAGTACAACCAGATGCACATCGTGGGATCGCCGTTCAAGATCAACTGCACTGGCGAGAGCCTTGCCGAGGCAGGCGGCCAGGAAACGTCGTCGGTGATCGTGGAAACGGTGGCGAAGGTATCAAAGGGTGGCAACAGGACCGGCGTCATCCTGCCAATCTTCAAATCGGACGCGAGCAAAATCCAATCGAAGGGCATGGGCCTCAAGAAGGCGTACATGGGCAAGCAGAACCAGTTCACGATCAATGCCGGAGATGCGG GCAACAACATCCTTTTCGTAGGCATTTACGGACCGAAAGGGCCGTGCGACGAGGTTTTCATAAAGCACACGGGACGCAACCAGTACACGGTCAACTATTTGGTTCGCGAACGCGGTGACTACATTCTGCTGGTGAAATGGGGCGACGATCACATCCCTGGCTCGCCGTTCAAGGTGGAAGTTTAA
- the LOC118507889 gene encoding probable U3 small nucleolar RNA-associated protein 11 — translation MSSWKKAAKSNQKVHRERAQPAARQHLGLLEKKKDYKLRARDRNEKEATLKLLRKRALNKNPDEFYHHMINSKVEQGEHHELEQGDDFTKDQIKLMQTQDLKYVTMKRTMEANKIGRLQGQLHMTDVVNETPNKHIFFVEDEQEAREFDLAKRLDTHPQLIGRRSNRPRLSDLEKLQLASVSAEDIERINRERGASYSELMRRIDREKELTVVQKTLEIKRVLKQKHALKPKLVAKGTPHQAPQFKFKFERKR, via the coding sequence ATGTCCAGCTGGAAGAAAGCAGCCAAATCGAACCAGAAAGTGCACCGTGAACGTGCACAACCGGCTGCCCGCCAGCATCTTGGGCTGctcgagaaaaagaaagactACAAGCTCCGGGCCCGGGATCGGAATGAGAAGGAAGCCACACTGAAGCTGCTCCGCAAGCGGGCGCTTAACAAGAACCCGGATGAATTCTACCACCACATGATCAACTCGAAGGTCGAGCAAGGCGAGCATCATGAGCTGGAACAGGGTGACGATTTTACCAAGGATCAGATCAAACTTATGCAAACCCAGGACCTGAAGTACGTTACCATGAAGCGCACGATGGAAGCGAACAAAATAGGTCGCCTGCAAGGACAGCTGCACATGACGGATGTGGTAAACGAAACGCCCAACAAGCACATCTTCTTCGTGGAGGACGAACAGGAGGCGAGAGAGTTCGATCTTGCCAAGCGGCTCGACACTCATCCACAGTTGATCGGACGCCGCTCGAACCGACCGCGGTTAAGCGATCTGGAAAAGCTCCAACTGGCCAGCGTCAGTGCGGAGGACATTGAACGTATCAACCGGGAACGCGGCGCTTCGTACAGTGAGCTGATGCGGCGCATTGACCGTGAGAAGGAGCTTACGGTGGTGCAGAAAACGCTCGAAATCAAGCGTGTGTTGAAGCAGAAGCACGCGCTGAAACCGAAGCTGGTTGCCAAGGGAACGCCTCACCAGGCGCCGCAGTTCAAGTTCAAGTTtgaaagaaaacggtga
- the LOC118507885 gene encoding DNA-binding protein Ets97D — protein sequence MDPLNIKLEVPDLPLPLGDDGLMMSSADFLPTENDLFLGDDDDDVIVVHMDLRENLSTLRGLVERRIGMSLKHYEFWLQGSTMLESHKNLVDQCVQGEGLVQINVQVQPNKRRINIADVLKPTDEVLETYQREIEQAAKEAEAAAAAKRAAEEEVAAAEAIAAAEAEAELAKRTTEDSSASRIDESDTTSTKASATNESHETAIAVAAIIDSVSAEEREKEREKERRNERERQAASEKGGKLMPAVKEEVHGFADHSLDDCDESDGEIGDEPLAALPWVYDSAFKRDQQRLNIPDDPLEWTVAQVKHWIQWAVRTFNLNGIKLQDWSITGKELCELDADEFKLKAPNDPGGLFWMHLELLRRHKIVATLQKPAEGEQLVEMTIRRKIPKVNIGSKNDEFSYCGNRTGNNGQIQLWQFLLEILTDREHRAIIQWMGTEGEFKLCNPELVAQLWGERKNKPTMNYEKLSRALRYYYDGDMISKVHGKRFVYKFVCDLRELLGYDASELSALVNEGSPVSADTQYESQSYDVDFD from the exons ATGGATCCGCTCAACATAAAGCTCGAGGTGCCGGATCTCCCACTACCGCTCGGGGACGACGGGCTGATGATGTCGAGCGCCGATTTCCTACCAACCGAAAATGACCTGTTCCTaggcgacgatgacgacgacgtgATCGTAGTGCACATGGATTTGCGCGAGAATCTGTCCACTCTACGGGGGTTGGTCGAGCGGCGGATCGGAATGTCGCTCAAGCACTACGAGTTCTGGCTGCAGGGGTCCACGATGCTCGAATCCCACAAGAATCTGGTCGACCAGTGTGTGCAGGGCGAAGGGTTGGTGCAGATCAACGTACAGGTGCAACCTAACAAGCGGCGCATCAACATCGCGGATGTGTTGAAACCGACGGACGAGGTGCTCGAAACGTACCAGCGCGAAATAGAACAAGCGGCCAAGGAAGCAGAAGCGGCGGCAGCGGCCAAACGAGCCGCTGAGGAGGAAGTGGCCGCTGCAGAAGCGATTGCGGCAGCGGAAGCCGAAGCGGAGCTGGCCAAACGTACCACCGAGGACAGCTCTGCGAGCCGGATCGATGAAAGCGATACAACTTCCACCAAGGCGAGCGCGACGAACGAGTCGCACGAAACGGCTATCGCTGTTGCGGCCATCATAGACTCGGTTAGTGCGGAGGAGCGGGAAAAGGAGCGCGAAAAGGAGCGCCGAAATGAACGGGAACGACAGGCGGCGAGCGAAAAGGGCGGAAAGCTAATGCCCGCGGTAAAGGAAGAGGTGCACGGTTTCGCGGACCATTCGCTGGACGATTGTGACGAGTCGGATGGAGAGATTGGCGACGAACCGTTGGCTGCCCTGCCGTGGGTGTACGACAGTGCGTTCAAGCGTGACCAGCAGCGCTTGAACATTCCGGACGATCCGCTCGAATGGACGGTTGCGCAGGTGAAGCACTGGATCCAGTGGGCCGTCCGGACGTTCAACCTCAACGGTATAAAGCTGCAGGACTGGAGCATCACCGGCAAGGAGCTGTGCGAGTTGGACGCGGACGAGTTTAAGCTAAAAGCACCGAACGATCCGGGCGGTCTGTTCTGGATGCATTTGGAGCTGCTGAGACGGCACAAGATTGTGGCCACGCTACAGAAACCGGCTGAAGGCGAACAGTTGGTCGAGATGACCATACGGAGGAAAATTCCCAAAGTTAATATCGGCAGCAAAAACG ATGAGTTTAGCTACTGTGGCAATCGGACAGGGAACAATGGACAGATTCAGCTGTGGCAATTCCTGCTGGAAATTCTCACCGACCGTGAACATCGTGCCATTATTCAGTGGATGG GAACCGAGGGAGAGTTCAAACTTTGCAATCCGGAACTGGTGGCACAGCTGTGGGGCGAGCGCAAGAACAAACCCACGATGAACTACGAAAAGCTGTCGCGTGCCTTGCGCTACTACTACGACGGGGACATGATTTCGAAGGTGCACGGGAAGCGTTTCGTGTACAAATTCGTGTGCGACCTGCGCGAGCTGCTGGGATACGATGCGTCCGAGCTGTCGGCGCTGGTTAACGAAGGGTCTCCGGTTAGTGCCGACACGCAGTATGAGAGCCAGAGTTATGATGTTGATTTCGATTGA